ACTCCTGACCATGGGCCACCCCATGATCATGGGCCGTAAGACGTTTGAAGCCATTGGAAAACCTTTGCCAGGCCGCACCTCCATCATCGTTACCCGCCAGAAAGACTTGCAGGCACCAGAAGGCTGCATAGTCTCGCACTCCCTGGAAGAAGCGTTGCAAGAAGCCATGACCTTAGACGAGCAAGTGATGGTAGTGGGCGGCGCCGACATTTACAACCAAACCCTGCCTCTGGCGGAGGTGGTCCATCTAACCTTGGTACATGAATCTTTTGACGGAGACGCCTTTTTCCCGGAACTGAGCCCTGAGGAATGGGACATCACCAACCAACAGGAACATGAGGCAGACGAGAAGCACGCCTATCCCTTCTCGTTCTTCACCTTCCGGCGAATAGCAGGCTTCAGTGCCAACTAAAAAGGAACGGCCCTTGAACAATTCAAGGGCCGTTCCTTTTTAGTTAAATATCCGTTTTTGGCCTCTTTTACAGAAAACAAGCCAAAAACGGTTATAGTTAGCTTAAACCATAACTCAGTAAAGCAAATCACTAAAAGGTTTGGCCAAAGATGAAAAAGATTAGAACAACTTCCTTTTGAAGACTTTGCCTTGGTTGGTGAGGATACGCAAAAAAGAAGGAGCCCCTGAACATTTCAGGGGCTCCTTCTTTTTTAAGCGTTTTTGGGCTGTTTTCCAGAAAATAGCCCAAAAACGGATTAGCGCAGAATGTAGATTTTCCCGTAGCCGTTTTTGAAAGCCCGGTCACCGTTAACAGAGCGCTTCTTCATCTCTTCGGGTCCCTGGTCCATGATGACGCGGTAGAGGTACACGCCGTTGGCCAGGCGGTCTCCGTATTCATCGGTGCCGTCCCAGGCGTATTCGGTCATGTTGTTACCAATCTTTAAAGGCCCTAACTCGTCCCGTTGAATCTCTTTCACCACTTTACCCGTCACGGTCATAATTTGAATCTTGAAACGCTCCGGAATGAAGTTTCCCGTCAACGTGAACACAAACCTCGTCTTAGAAGAGAATGGGTTAGGGTACGGGAAGAAGTTGGAGATGGAAGACTCATTCACCACCAGGAAGTTGATGCGGTAGCGCTCGCTTGCCGCCTTCTGCCCCGTAGCGTCTTTGCCTTGAACCTCCAAGGTGTACATACCATCCTCCAAGTCCTTCGGCTGGAATTCAACTCTAAAATCGTTCTTCTCATCTGCCGGGAACCACTTCACCTCTGGATTATTGTTGATGGCAATCTCCTCAAAGTTAGGGCCGGTGGGCCGTTTCAAGAATACCTCCATGGAGCTTGGGTCCGTGATCAGGATCTTGCGGTTGTTGTCCTTCAGCATCATGTTGATCACCGGGTTAGGCGAAACAATGTCCTGGTCCAGAATATGCGTCCCGTCAAACACTACATCCAATACTGGTGGCATGCCCGCCACCTGGCTTACCGTGAATGGAATCTCCAGGATGTTGTTGTTGTAGTTCTGCTCTGGCAATAGTTTAGGGTTCCAGGTAAACCGAAGCCGGTGCGTGCCCTTCATGTTAAGGGTAGGCAGCGTGTAATTGAAGTAGATGGTATCATTCTTCTCCAGCGTTCCTACCTTGGTCAGGTTGGTGGTAGAGGTACCGTCTTCCATCAAAAGAGTGGTCTCAATGGATACGTCCCCGCTGAAGTCTGTTTCAGATACGTTTTGGAAAGCCAGTCGTAAATCTATCTTTCCGTTGGTAGCCTGCTCAGAGATGGTATTGATTTTTTCAAGCCCTGCCAGGTCTGGCCGCATGATTCCTTCCGGCACGGCATTGTACAGCACCGTCCACTCTTTTAGAAGAGGTGCCGTTCTTTGCTCCGTGTCCTTCATGTTCACGCGCAGCTTCAGGTACGGGAAGACCTTTGCATCAATGCCTGAGATGTCATAGCTCTTCGCAGAGATATCGTAGTACAGTTCCTCTTCTTCCCCGTCCAGCGTCACGCCAATAATATCTACGCCGTAAATGTCTGCGCCGCTGGTTTGTACTTGATGCATCAAGGTTTTCCATTGGTTTGACGGCCCAATCAGGTTGGAAGTCAATGATCCTTCTCTGCCATGTACTTGCAGCTGCTTCTCTAAACGCACCATCTGCAAATCACGTGGCGTGGTCAGGTCGTCTGGGTTAGCACCTTGTTCCAATGCCGTTCCTGAAGCAGACCCTTTTCTACCCAGAATGGCAAAAGGATCTCCCGTCTTCAAATCGTCTATCAGCTTAGACCCGATGCCCTTGAAGGCCTCTTTCAAAGAACTGCTGAAGGTGCTGTACGGCACGTTGTTAATGCCTACAATGGCTACATAATATCCTTCAGGAATGGTTTTCAAGAACGCTTGCAGCCTGTCTCTGTACGTAGCCGCCCCCAGGTTGGTGAACTGGTAAATCACGTTGGTGTCAAAACCACATAGAGCACCAGTACCTGCCGGCATCTTAGTGTAAGGATCCAGGGTGACGTCATTGAAGACGATGGCATAAATGTTAGGATTGTTGAATCCGCAGTTGTCCCAGATAAAGCTGCTACCGTCAATGAAGATACCGTAGGGTGCGGTAAAGGACATCTTGTGTTGCCCGCCGCCGCTTCGCATCTCTATGCGTTTGAACAAAGGCGCAAAATCAAATTTCTTTTCGCCTGGCGCAACCAACAGTTTGGTGAGTTCACCTTTTGATGTCTGAGCAAAACGAGCCTGTGACCATCCCTCGCTCCCGTTAGGAATGTAGCGGAAGGAACTGTTGGCCCAGATTTCCTCTTCGTCTGGCCCCAAAGTATTGTATTTGAACCGCCAGAAATAGACTACGCTGTCCCCGCCGTTCACTTCAGGCAGAGCCACCTCCCAGGTTGGCACCGAGGCAGAGCTTACCACCTGCGATTTTTTCCAAGGACTGTCAAAGGTGCTGGCCGTATCTATTTCAAAGTAATAGTCTCTTGGAGCCATCAAAAGATTAGTAGACTGCCCAATCAGCTTGACATTGCCTTTGGTTACAATGGAGAATTCCTGTGGCCCTACCGCAATCACCCCGCTCTGTGACATGAAGTATTCATATGTAGCGGTGTTATTCGCCTCGTCCAACTCAGGAATCTTCTGGTCATGGTCTATGATCACCTCAAACTTGTTGATGCCCGCCGAATTGGCCAGGTTGCCCGCCAGTTCAAAGGCCACCGTATCACGGTAATAGATGGGAGCCACTTTCATGGAGTCCTTCAAAACCGTTCCGTTGGTCAAGGTTCTGTTCACCAAAACATAGAACGAGTCTGTGTTCACCTTGCCCAGGTTCTTAATGTCTACCAGCAGCGAGAATTTCTCTGAGTTGGCGGTCACCTTCTCTTCTCCAATGGGCTGGACAGAGATGCCCCCTTCTGCCACGGCATAATCTGCCTTCTCTGGGCCAACAATCACCACAGCAGGGTCTGCCTGAAGCACCATTTGCATGTACATGGCCTTAGCTGCTCCAATATTTAGTACCGAAGAAGTATTCTTAATAGTTAAAGCATGCTGCTCGCCAACGGTCTTACCAAAACTAGCCTCATTGGCAAAGACTGCATTGTAAAAGTTAGTACTGAAAACATTCAAAAGAGGCGGAAGCCCAGCATGTACGTGCGCCAAAAAGCCAATGGCACCTTTGTCTGGAGTCAACAACCAATCTTCCCCAAAGGATTTGGCCTGCACAAAGCTGTTTCCGGCCTCGCACCCATTCATTAGTATGAAAGGATACTTGTCTTTATTTTTATACCCGTTGAGCACATTAGACACCAAGCCAATTTCCAAATCTGAGAAACTGGTGGAACTGTGCCCAAAGAAAGTCACCATAGACAAGCCTTTGTTCAGTTCATCGGCAATGTTAATGTTTTCAATATCACCGGCTATGGAGCTTTTCAATTTGGTCGTTACGCGGGCTCCCAGCCATTTCCCTTCGGCAATTCTTTCAAAGCCCTTCAGGTAGTTTGCCAGCATGGTTCTTTCCGGGCCGTCTATACCACCTCCCAGATGCAGGATATTCTTGCGCCATTCCAGGTTCTGTGGCAGGGATTCATGTGCCTTGACCTTAGTTAGGTAGTCTAATATTTGCTGCGGTTGCGTAGCGGCTATTCTTCCGGTGGCCACCACCGGGAAATACTCTCCCAGCTCCCAATTGGCCGTATAAAAAATATCAGAACCCGGGTTACCACCAGTTGGCACTAAATCAGCTTGCGGAGCATTTCTTACCGCCTTGGTCCTGTATTCAATTCCTTTACCAATTAGAAAAAGGAATTTTGGGTTGCCCGTAGCCACCATCATTTTAATGAACCTTCTAATAGCCGCCGGTGATTTTTCACCATAGAAGAACTGGTTATAGATCTGGTCCACATCCATTACCAGCGTATCATGGCCGCCACCGGGAATAGAGGCCCTGTAAGCAGCATAGTCTTTTACTGCGTTGGTAGATTCGCCAAAAGGCACCATAAGGTTCTTATGAGACACAATCAGATAATCAGCCTTGTTTCCAGCCACCGACTTAAACATAACCGCCTTGGCGGGAAGCGGGACCAGACTAGTTGCAGACCATAGATACCCCGATTTGAAACTGGCCGGCAGCACAAAACCTTTCTGAGCACCTGCCACTACTCCCTCCACGCGCTTAATATTGCCCATAGAGGTAATGTCATAAGCAATAGCGTTGGCTGCAGCCGTACCGTCAAATACAAAATATAAAGGTGCGGTAGGATTGCCTTCGTATTTAAAAGGGAGACCGCCGGCAGAAGCCATGATATTTTTCTGCGGGAAATAAGTTTTAAAATAGCTGGTCCTGTACCGTGAGGCCGAGTTTCTAGCGGTAATCCTTAAAGCTAAGCTTCCATTGGCTCCAAAGTCTGTCACTGCCAAAGGAAACTTCTTTTTGAAAGACTCATACCCCACCAGGCGTTCAGTCCCAATGCGCCGTTCTGCTCCTCCCGGAGGCCTTACATAAATATCAATGTCATGTATGTTGTCATTGGCGCCTCCTAAGGCAATTTCTACACTAGGGGCACCGGCACCTGGACCATTGTAAAGGTTGGTGGCCATATTGGGAAGGTTGAATGTAAACCCTGCAGTAGATCCTCCTAGCAGGCCTTCACCTGCGTCCATCCAAGACATGAAAGCCCCGCCATATTGCTTACCCCAGACAAATTCAAATTCATCGAAAATTGGGGTTTCTTGCCAGTGCCACGGTTCTGGTGTTAAACCGGCAGCGGACTGAGAAAAGGCCTCCATCCGCTTTCCATCTACCGCTGACCAGGTAAGGAAATAAGCAGCGGTATCTGTGTATTGACTTTTGAGCGCATTGATATGATTGGCTACCGGATCTTGGTACAATTCCCTATCCAATGCTCCATCATTCTGCTCTCCATAGAATTCTATGTAATCACCGTTGTCCAGGGAGCCGTCGCTTTCACCTGCTACATGAATGGCCACCTCCTGCCCTCTTCTGAAGAGCTGAAACTTGCGGGGGTCCACCCCAGAGATTCCAGCGGCTTGCAGGTAGCTTTGGTCCAGGCGGTAAATGCCGGTGGCTGGCACCTGTATCTTATAGTATTTCTGGCTGTAATTGATCCATTCGTTTCCGTAGGTCACCTGTTGGGCTAAAGCCGAATTGGAAGCCCCTAAGCAGAAGCCCCCAACGAGAAAGAAAGCCAGTAAGAAGGCTTTAAATGAGTAAATCTTTTTGAACATATAAAGTAGTACTCTAGAACTAATCAAAACTATAACCAAGCGACACAATCACAGAGGAGGTCTTGCTGTCGGCGGCTACCTTAGAAAGGGCTAGGTCCAGCATGAGGCCGTAAGAGGCGAAACCAATTCCAAAGTTGGGCTGCACTTTCCAACTGCTGCTACCATCCAGGTCTTCTATCTGTTGCACGTTGTTTAAGCCACCGCGCAAGAAGACTGTATTGGCATAGCCAAGTTCTACCCCCACCCTCGGGTCAATGGAAACAGCATTAGAAGAAAGCAAGGTGTTGCGTTTTCCGTCAAAGGTGACATCCAGGTCTGTGGCCACCAAGGCAGAGAACTTTTCTGACACCTGGAAAGAACGTCCCACTCCCAGAATTAACCTGGGCAATGTAATTTCTATGCTGTTGGCGTTGAAAGACTCCTGATCTTTGAGATAAGTAGACTCCAGTTCGTCTGGGTTCAGTTTCCAGGCGGTGAAGGTGGTGGTGATGTCCTTGGCCATGATGCCAAACTGCCAGCTGCCGCGCTGCAATTGAGCACCCAGGTCAAATCCAAACCCCCAGGCATTGGCAAAATCACCTACGTTGCGGTAGATGACTTTGGCGTTGGCCCCCAGCGTTAAGCCGGGCAACCAATTGCTTTTGCGGGCATACGAAGCAATGAACGCATAATCAGCTACCGAGAAGTACTCAATACTGTCATACTGGATAGCCCCATATTCATTTTGTAAACGGCGGGTATCGGCAATGTCATCCACGCCTAGTCTAATCACAGACACAGCCAAAGCGCTGGAAGAATCAAGGGTGGTGGCATAGGCACCGAAGTCGTTCTTGATAATACCGGCAAACAGCTCTGAGTGCATGTAACCTACGTTGTGTCTGTTTTTCAGGCCCATTAAACCGGCAGGGTTCCAGACGCCAGAGGTGACGTCCCGCACAATAGCGGACTGCACGCCTCCCATGCCCAAAGCCCGGGCACCCACGCCAATGTTCAGAAACTCATTGCTGTACTTTGGTGCCGACACCTCCTGTGCCTGGACGCTGGTAGCAATAAGAAGAGAGAGAGAAAGGAAAAAGACGGGTAATAGTCGTTTTGGCATATGGAAAACCTAATCACGTGACCACTATGGAATAATAATGTAAATATACTGTATCTACACGGCATACCACCTATTCCATTCTTGCCCTAATACAAGGATTGTCCCGGCTATGTTCCACTTTAAGCCGCTTTTCTTTCAAACACTTCTATATAGCTGACCACCTATTTCGTTTTTGGCCTATTTCCCAGAAAATAACCCAAAAACGAAACAAAAAATATTTTTTCACAGTACCTTGTTTTACATAGTACCTTATATTATCTTTGTTTCAACAATTTCAGACTCACAGACCATGAAAGTAGAAAACACACAAGTGCAGATGCGGAAAGGGATTCTGGAGTACTGCATTCTGGAAATCATCGCCCGCGGCGAAGTCTACGCCTCCGACATGCTGGAGGAACTTACTTCAGCGAAGATGATAGTAGTGGAGGGGACGCTCTACCCACTGTTGACCAGATTGAAGAACGCCGGACTCCTTGACTACTCCTGGGTGGAGTCCACCTCAGGACCGCCCCGCAAGTATTACACCCTCACCCCTACCGGCCTCCAGTTTTTAGACCAACTGAGACTTACCTGGCAGGAACTGGTAGACTCCACCACCTACATCATCAACCACAAGAAATCCAAGTAACCATGAAAAAGAACATAAGTGTCAACCTGCAAGGCATGATCTTCCACGTGGAGGAAGACGGCTATGAGATGTTGAGCCAGTACCTGGCCGCCATCAAGCGCTACTTCTCCACCTATGAAGGGCACGAGGAGATTGTGGCCGACATTGAATCCCGGATAGCGGAAATCTTTTTCTCCCGCCTGAACCCTGGCAAACAAGTCATTACCCAGGAAGATGTGAAAGACCTGATTCTGCAAATGGGAACGGTGACCGACTTCCAGATGGAAGAAAGAGAAGAGACAGAATCTGCCTACACTGCGTACTCTTCTACTACCGGCAACACCTACGAGCAAGCCCCTGGTGAACAGAAACGCCTGTACCGCGATGTGAACCGCAAGGTGTTGGCTGGTGTAGCCGCGGGTATTGCCAACTACCTGCAAACAGACCCGCTTTGGGTGCGCCTGGCCTTCGTATTCTTAGTGATAGGCATTCCGTTCTCTGGTGGTATCACCTTGTTTGGCGTAATCCTGTACGTTATCTGCTGGATAGCCTTGCCAGAAAACACGGCTTTGCCAGAAACCCAGGTACGCAAGCTCTTCAGAGACCCGGTAGACAAGAAACTGGGCGGCGTGGCCAGCGGTATTGCCATCTACTTTGGCGCAGACGTAGCCATCATAAGATTGTTGTTCCTCATCTTCGCGTTTTTTGGTATTGGATTTTTGATATACATAGTCCTCTGGATAGCGGTTCCAGAGGCAAAATCCATCACCGAACGCGTACAAATGCAGGGCAATCCGGTGACCTTGTCCAGCATTGAAGAGTCTGTGAAGAACAACCTGAACATGCGCGACGCCAACGGCGAAGAAAGTGCTTTGGCTAAAATCCTATTGTTTCCCGTGCGTCTAGTTTCTCAGATCATCTCTGTGCTTTCCAGATTGTTACACCCCATTTTAGGCTTCTTGATTACCATGATACGCGTGGTAGCCGGCCTGTTCATGATTTTCCTGGGCGGTACGCTAGCCTTTGCCTTATTCGTGAGCTTAGGAACAGCCCTTGGCGGAATGTCCAACTCTGAGTTCTTCAACATGAATGAGATTCCGGTGACGGCCTTCTTCAACGGCATACCGGGCTGGATTACCATTTCTGGCTTCTTTGCCGGCATCATCCCTGCCATTGCCCTTATCCTGATTGGTATTGGTCTGTTAGCGAAACGCCAGATTTTACGCCCTACCGTGGGTTGGTCTATGCTAGGCATCTGGTTATTGTCTGTGGTGACGCTTGTTTTTGGC
The nucleotide sequence above comes from Nibribacter ruber. Encoded proteins:
- a CDS encoding dihydrofolate reductase, coding for MIHLVVAISENRVIGKDNQLIWHLPEDLKHFKLLTMGHPMIMGRKTFEAIGKPLPGRTSIIVTRQKDLQAPEGCIVSHSLEEALQEAMTLDEQVMVVGGADIYNQTLPLAEVVHLTLVHESFDGDAFFPELSPEEWDITNQQEHEADEKHAYPFSFFTFRRIAGFSAN
- the porU2 gene encoding putative type IX secretion system sortase PorU2, which codes for MFKKIYSFKAFLLAFFLVGGFCLGASNSALAQQVTYGNEWINYSQKYYKIQVPATGIYRLDQSYLQAAGISGVDPRKFQLFRRGQEVAIHVAGESDGSLDNGDYIEFYGEQNDGALDRELYQDPVANHINALKSQYTDTAAYFLTWSAVDGKRMEAFSQSAAGLTPEPWHWQETPIFDEFEFVWGKQYGGAFMSWMDAGEGLLGGSTAGFTFNLPNMATNLYNGPGAGAPSVEIALGGANDNIHDIDIYVRPPGGAERRIGTERLVGYESFKKKFPLAVTDFGANGSLALRITARNSASRYRTSYFKTYFPQKNIMASAGGLPFKYEGNPTAPLYFVFDGTAAANAIAYDITSMGNIKRVEGVVAGAQKGFVLPASFKSGYLWSATSLVPLPAKAVMFKSVAGNKADYLIVSHKNLMVPFGESTNAVKDYAAYRASIPGGGHDTLVMDVDQIYNQFFYGEKSPAAIRRFIKMMVATGNPKFLFLIGKGIEYRTKAVRNAPQADLVPTGGNPGSDIFYTANWELGEYFPVVATGRIAATQPQQILDYLTKVKAHESLPQNLEWRKNILHLGGGIDGPERTMLANYLKGFERIAEGKWLGARVTTKLKSSIAGDIENINIADELNKGLSMVTFFGHSSTSFSDLEIGLVSNVLNGYKNKDKYPFILMNGCEAGNSFVQAKSFGEDWLLTPDKGAIGFLAHVHAGLPPLLNVFSTNFYNAVFANEASFGKTVGEQHALTIKNTSSVLNIGAAKAMYMQMVLQADPAVVIVGPEKADYAVAEGGISVQPIGEEKVTANSEKFSLLVDIKNLGKVNTDSFYVLVNRTLTNGTVLKDSMKVAPIYYRDTVAFELAGNLANSAGINKFEVIIDHDQKIPELDEANNTATYEYFMSQSGVIAVGPQEFSIVTKGNVKLIGQSTNLLMAPRDYYFEIDTASTFDSPWKKSQVVSSASVPTWEVALPEVNGGDSVVYFWRFKYNTLGPDEEEIWANSSFRYIPNGSEGWSQARFAQTSKGELTKLLVAPGEKKFDFAPLFKRIEMRSGGGQHKMSFTAPYGIFIDGSSFIWDNCGFNNPNIYAIVFNDVTLDPYTKMPAGTGALCGFDTNVIYQFTNLGAATYRDRLQAFLKTIPEGYYVAIVGINNVPYSTFSSSLKEAFKGIGSKLIDDLKTGDPFAILGRKGSASGTALEQGANPDDLTTPRDLQMVRLEKQLQVHGREGSLTSNLIGPSNQWKTLMHQVQTSGADIYGVDIIGVTLDGEEEELYYDISAKSYDISGIDAKVFPYLKLRVNMKDTEQRTAPLLKEWTVLYNAVPEGIMRPDLAGLEKINTISEQATNGKIDLRLAFQNVSETDFSGDVSIETTLLMEDGTSTTNLTKVGTLEKNDTIYFNYTLPTLNMKGTHRLRFTWNPKLLPEQNYNNNILEIPFTVSQVAGMPPVLDVVFDGTHILDQDIVSPNPVINMMLKDNNRKILITDPSSMEVFLKRPTGPNFEEIAINNNPEVKWFPADEKNDFRVEFQPKDLEDGMYTLEVQGKDATGQKAASERYRINFLVVNESSISNFFPYPNPFSSKTRFVFTLTGNFIPERFKIQIMTVTGKVVKEIQRDELGPLKIGNNMTEYAWDGTDEYGDRLANGVYLYRVIMDQGPEEMKKRSVNGDRAFKNGYGKIYILR
- a CDS encoding putative type IX sorting system protein PorV2, with the translated sequence MPKRLLPVFFLSLSLLIATSVQAQEVSAPKYSNEFLNIGVGARALGMGGVQSAIVRDVTSGVWNPAGLMGLKNRHNVGYMHSELFAGIIKNDFGAYATTLDSSSALAVSVIRLGVDDIADTRRLQNEYGAIQYDSIEYFSVADYAFIASYARKSNWLPGLTLGANAKVIYRNVGDFANAWGFGFDLGAQLQRGSWQFGIMAKDITTTFTAWKLNPDELESTYLKDQESFNANSIEITLPRLILGVGRSFQVSEKFSALVATDLDVTFDGKRNTLLSSNAVSIDPRVGVELGYANTVFLRGGLNNVQQIEDLDGSSSWKVQPNFGIGFASYGLMLDLALSKVAADSKTSSVIVSLGYSFD
- a CDS encoding PadR family transcriptional regulator; translation: MKVENTQVQMRKGILEYCILEIIARGEVYASDMLEELTSAKMIVVEGTLYPLLTRLKNAGLLDYSWVESTSGPPRKYYTLTPTGLQFLDQLRLTWQELVDSTTYIINHKKSK
- a CDS encoding GIN domain-containing protein, with amino-acid sequence MKKNISVNLQGMIFHVEEDGYEMLSQYLAAIKRYFSTYEGHEEIVADIESRIAEIFFSRLNPGKQVITQEDVKDLILQMGTVTDFQMEEREETESAYTAYSSTTGNTYEQAPGEQKRLYRDVNRKVLAGVAAGIANYLQTDPLWVRLAFVFLVIGIPFSGGITLFGVILYVICWIALPENTALPETQVRKLFRDPVDKKLGGVASGIAIYFGADVAIIRLLFLIFAFFGIGFLIYIVLWIAVPEAKSITERVQMQGNPVTLSSIEESVKNNLNMRDANGEESALAKILLFPVRLVSQIISVLSRLLHPILGFLITMIRVVAGLFMIFLGGTLAFALFVSLGTALGGMSNSEFFNMNEIPVTAFFNGIPGWITISGFFAGIIPAIALILIGIGLLAKRQILRPTVGWSMLGIWLLSVVTLVFGIAMTARQFQEYGEFTKDTTFPAANVKTINFNLRESNYDYGDLDIEIEGYNGTDVKVVQTYQAQGVNEENAIANARMISYKLVQQNDSTIRFDDAFTFNNNAIFRGQDLDIKILVPEGKQIRFSEGFADHFGYEITNGDYDENDVAENLWQMKNGRLVCVSCSVIDNSTSSPSDTTGVRRNGMALGDDLEILNGDYDGTRKVYKISEFNEIVAGGAYHIRIKQSYRHSVRVQGNDEELDKLRIREQNGVLKISREGGSFFKLWDSNKRPILIEIETPDLQSVDLSGAIRAEIFGFAPEDFKLNMSGATEVAMNINTRNLELDLSGASQLRIKGSADYMNLDASGACGIEAPNLITERADVDLSGASQAVVNVQRVLNADASGASNIEYVGDAELVNRDQSGGSQVRRRR